Below is a window of Pseudoalteromonas undina DNA.
GAAAATCAGTTATGTTAAGCAACAACTAACGCAGCTTGATGAGCAAATAGATGAGTTAAAACGCAGTGAGATAGAGCAGCAATTAATTCAGCAACAGCAGCACAGACAAACGCTAACAGAGCAGCTGGCTAACGCGCAAACTGCTCATAGTAGAGGTCAAAGTGCTCAGACAATACAGCAGCAACAGCTTGATGAAGCTCAGCAACAATGGCAGCATTTATCTCAGCAAGTTAATGAACTAAAAGCCGGTATAGCAGGGCTAAAAACTACCCTTGGACTTGAAAAAAACAGCGATAAAAATTTAACTTTATTCAAGCAGTTAACTGTTCAGCCTGGTTATGAGTTTTTAGTAGAGCAGGCGCTGTCATCACTTGAGCACATTCATATTTCACCAGGTAAAGCAGAAAATAGCACGTGGCAAATACCCTCACAGTCTGTGGCAAGCAATAGTATTGCTGCCTTTATTAGCGCTGGTATCTACCCCGAGTTATTAAACCATATTGCTTATGATGCCGAGGGTGAAGCTCACCACCTTAACGATGCCAGTTTTATTGCAGTGATGGACAAGCAAGGGGCGTTACATGGTCGAAATTGGCATCTCAGTGGCGAAAAAAATGCAGAAAATTCCTTATTATTAATGCACAAAAAGCTCAAGCAGCAAGAAACCTTACTTGAGCAACAACAACAGGCATTGAGGGACGCACACTCCAAACTTGAAGAACATCAAGCGCAAGCTGTATTAATAACCGAGCAGCAAAACGAGCGCAAAGACACTATTCATCAATTAGCACAACAACTTGCTGTAGCAACAACGCGTGGTGATATGCTCAAAGCGCAAGCTGATCAACATCAGCAACAGGTGACGAAATTACAACAACAACGTCAGCCACTGCTAGAACAACAGCAGCAGTTAAGCGAATTGTTGGGCGAAGAGCTTGATAAAAATGAACAGCTTGCAGAGCAGTTAGAGACCTTAGCTGTAGAGCTTAACCAAGCCGATAGCACACGAATAAATAGTGATGAACGTTACAAACAAGTTTTGAATAATGCTGAACAATATAAAACGCAAGCACATCAGGCAGACCTTAATGAGCAAAAAGTGCGTAGTGAGTGGCAGCTCAGTCAAACCAAGTTGAACCATGCCGAACAAGCATTAACAATGGCTGTAGAAGGAACGCAAGAGCTAATAGAGCAAATTGAGGCGTTACTTATTCCTGAGCAAGAGCTTGCACTAAGTATTGAACAATTATTAGTACAGCACCAACAAGGCGAACAAACCCTTGTGGATATTCAACAGCAGTTAGCTCAAGCAAAACAAGAATTACAAACCAAACAAGCGAGTTTAAAAACGTCACAAACTGAGCTGGTGGCATTACAAGAGCAACACCAGAAGCTGAGCATTGAAGAGCAAAGCCTATTAATAAAAGCGCAAGCGGTACTTGAGCCACTTAGCGAGCTTAATCAAAATTTAAAACAGGTTTTAGCAGAGCTTCCTGCAGAGTTGTCATTAAACGCAGCGCAAAATCAACTTGCTGGAGTCAGTAATCAGCTAGAGCAATTAGGAGCCGTTAACCTTGCAGCCATTGATGAATTTGAACAAGCTAAGCAAAGAAGTGATTATTTAAATAATCAGCTGGATGATTTAACCCAGGCATTGACAGCTTTAGAAGGCGCTATTCATAAAATAGATCGTGAAACTAAAACGCGCTTTAAGTCTACCTTTGATCAAGTGAATCACGATTTTGGTCAGCTTTTTCCAAAAGTATTTGGCGGCGGCAGTGCTTACTTAGAATTAACCAGTGACGATTTACTCGAAAGTGGTGTTAGTATAATGGCAAGACCTCCGGGTAAAAAAAATTCGACAATTCATTTGTTAAGTGGTGGAGAAAAAGCGCTGAGCGCATTATCATTGGTGTTTTCTATATTCAGGCTCAATCCAGCTCCATTCTGTATGCTGGACGAGGTAGATGCCCCATTGGATGATGCCAACGTGGTTCGTTTTTGCCGATTGGTTGAAGAAATGTCACAATCTGTGCAGTTTATTTATATAAGCCATAATAAAATTGCAATGGAAATGGCGGGTAGATTAACGGGTGTAACCATGGCAGAGCCAGGCGTGTCGCGCATGGTTGCTGTAGATATTGAACAAGCGGTGCAACTTGCACATGCATAATTTTATAGTCATTTGCTAGTTGTTTTGGGTAAAATGATGGCAGTTAGGCATATTAATAATAAAAGGTGAGGGGATGGCCGAAGAATTAAGATGGGTTTTAATTGTGATCAGTGTGTTTGTCATTGGTGGCTTATTAATACACGGTTTATGGTCAGTAAGAAAAAAAGAGAATGCTGAACTCCCTGCAAGCGAGCGAGTTGAACCTGTTCAAGAACAGCAGCCTTCATCTGTGCATACTGAGCCACAAGAGCCAACGTTAGCGCAACGAGAAGAGCCACAAATGAGTGAGTTAAACTTCAGCGCTGATGAGCCACAAATAGATGCTAGCCCAGCTGATACAGCTATTGAAGATGACCTTGAAGTCGTAACCGAAGAGGCTGTTGATACGCAACAAGACGCCCCTAAAGATGTTTCAGACTTTGTGATTGTGCATATTCAAATGCCAGAAGGACTGACCATGCAAGGCAGTAAATTACTGCCAGCAGTTAACACGCTAGGTTTTAAATATTCAGAAGAAGGCTTTTTTAATCGCCATCTAGACCCTGCAGGCCAAGGGCCGGTGTTATTTAGACTGGTAAATATGTATAACCCTGGCACGTTCGATATTGATAATATGGAACAGTTTAGTACCGCAGGCGTGAGCTTATTTATGACTCTACCATGTGATGGCGATGGCCTTGCTGCGTTTAATATGCTACACAGCGCCGCTAAGAAGCTAGCAGATGAATTTGGAGCTGAAATCTTGGATGCTGAGCGAAACGAAATGACGGTAGAGCGTATTCGTCAATATGTTGAGCAGGTTCGCGCATTTTCTGCGTAATATACGCATAAGTTAAATTTTGTAAGCCACTGGGCGTTCACTCGTCAAAGTGGCTTTTTTTATGTTTTTGAGGTCTACATGGCAAGCAGCATTAGTGAGCAAATTAATCATCTTCGTACCACGCTTGAGCAACACAATTATAGTTATTATGTGCTTGATACACCCAGCATACCCGATGCCGAATATGATCGCTTATTACGTACTTTGAGCGAATTAGAAACCCAGCACCCTGAGTTTTTAACCGCCGATTCACCTACTCAAAAGGTAGGTGGGGCGGCGCTTGCCAAGTTTGAGCAAGTAGCACACCAAGTGCCTATGTTGTCGCTTGATAACGCTTTTGGTGAAGACGAATTCAATGGTTTTAATCGTCGTATTAAAGAGCGTTTAATGAGCACTGAAGAGCTTACATTTTGCTGTGAGCCTAAACTGGATGGCTTAGCGGTATCGATTATTTATCGCGATGGGGTATTAGTGCAAGCAGCGACTCGTGGCGATGGTTTTACTGGCGAAAATATTACTCAAAATGTAAAAACAATTCGCAATGTGCCATTAAAGTTACGCGGTGATGATTACCCGCGTGAGCTTGAAGTGCGCGGTGAAGTGTTTATGGATAGCGCGGGCTTTGAAAAATTAAATGCCGAAGCAGAAAAGCGCGGTGACAAAGTTTTTGTAAACCCACGTAATGCGGCAGCAGGCAGTTTACGCCAGCTCGACTCAAAAATTACCGCAAAACGGCCACTGATGTTTTATGCCTACAGCACCGGATTGGTCGCCGATGGCACATTACCTGAAGATCATTACCAGCAACTTGCCAAGCTTACCGACTGGGGATTACCACTGTGTCCAGAAACAAAACTAGTTGAAGGCCCAAAGGCCGCGCTTGCCTATTATAATGACATTTTAACGCGCCGTAGCGAGCTAAAATATGAAATAGATGGCGTGGTAATAAAAGTAAATAAAAAAGCCCTACAAGAGCGCCTAGGCTTTGTTGCGCGTGCACCGCGCTGGGCTATTGCTTATAAGTTTCCGGCGCAAGAAGAAATAACACACTTGCTAGATGTAGAGTTTCAAGTAGGGCGTACTGGGGCTATTACCCCTGTTGCGCGACTAGAGCCGGTATTTGTTGGTGGTGTTACGGTATCGAATGCAACGCTGCATAATGCTGATGAAATTGCCCGTTTAGGCGTAAAAGTGGGCGACACTGTGATTATTCGTCGCGCTGGGGATGTGATCCCACAAATTACCCAAGTAGTGCTTGAACAACGCCCAAGCGATGCAAAAGCGATTGTGTTTCCAACTATGTGCCCAATTTGTGACTCGCACGTTGAGCGGGTTGAAGGAGAAGCTGTTGCACGTTGTACAGGCGGCTTGGTATGTCAAGCACAGCGCAAACAAGCGATTAAACATTTTGCCTCACGTAAGGCTTTAGATATTGACGGCTTAGGCGACAAAATTGTTGATCAATTAGTTGACCGAGAGCTGATCAAAACGCCTGCTGATTTATTTATTTTAAAGCAGGGACATTTTGAGTCACTTGAACGAATGGGACCAAAATCAGCAAAAAACTTAGTTGCGGCGCTTGATGATGCTAAAACCACTACCTTAGCAAAGTTTTTATATTCACTGGGTATTCGTGAAGTCGGTGAGGCCACAGCTCAGAATTTGGCTAATCATTTTTTAACGCTTGAAAACGTGATTGATGCCAGCATTGAACAACTAATAGAAGTAAGCGATGTAGGTGAAATAGTGGCGAAGCATGTTCGAGGCTTTTTTGCTGAAGAGCATAACCTGACAGTGGTAAACGAATTAATAGCGCAAGGAGTAAACTGGCCACAGTTAACAGCGCCATCAGAGCAAGAACAGCCGCTAGAGGGTTTAACTTATGTGCTAACTGGGACGCTTAATACGCTTAATCGTAATGATGCAAAAGCGCGCCTACAACAATTAGGCGCCAAGGTTTCTGGCAGTATTTCAGCAAAAACAGATGCCTTAGTGGCGGGCGAAAAAGCCGGCTCTAAGCTCACCAAAGCGCAAGAGCTTGGTATAGAAATACTGACAGAGGATGATTTAATTACTTTGTTAGAGACTCATAATGGCTAGTTTTACAAATATACTTAATACCTTGTTAATTGACCTAGGCCAATGGTTACAGGGCTATTTGCCGCATTTATCACTGCTTTTAATGGTGTGCTTAGTGTCGCTGTATGCGGATGACATTTTAAAGTTAACCAAAGGCGTCGTAGCTAGGCGCCACTTTATTATTAGGGTGGCGTGTTTTGTGTTGATAACTGCGTTTGGCTTTGGCTTGTTAGTGGTGTGGTTAAGCCCACTGCTAACTAAAGCTTTACTGTTTTTTGGCACTAAGTGGTTAGCGCTTACCTTATTAGTGGCATTTTTTATTTTGGGCACTATTGCCGATAGGAAAAATCAGTTGTGAGTCGATATGGGCCTGAATACTGGGATAAATATGGAAGCTATCGTACACCATTCGCATTCCACTTGAGTATTTTAGTGCTACTGCGTGCCTATTTTATTTGGGTGATAGCCGCGTTGAGTCGTCGACCTGAGCTTGATTTAATGTCATTGTTTTTTAAGTCAAAAGATGATTTTTTTATTGCTATAGCGATCGGTGCAGTAGCGATTGTACCTACTATTTTATTTTGTTTACGCAGACCAAGAGACTCGCATCAAGCTACGCAGCGCTTGGCGCGTATTTGGCGGTATATGCGTTGGCCGCTGATTGCGTGTGCATTAATTGATTTGTCGTGGTTAAGTATTCAGGCAGCCCATAGCCATTATCGCTTCTCATTGTTTTTAGCTGTGCAAATGGTGATTGTATTATGGGTGTTGTGGTATTTGGCAAAAAGTCGTTACTTAAGCGTTTTCTTTAGTGATTGGCCCGAGCCGACAGAAAAAGCAACTGATAAAAAGTAAGAGGGCTTATGCATAGTATCAATAAAAAAATAGCATTAGTAATCGCTTTAATAGGGCTCGTAATTATAGCGTGTGGCTACTTTTTTTCTTTAGGGGAACACCTTTGGTTTAAAGCTGCCTTAGTTATGTGGGTTGTGGTGTTTTGTTCGTGTTGTTACCGATTAACGCCGTTGTTTAAAATGCGCAATCCGCTGCGTAATTTTATTCAACGCGATGCGCAGCACTTATTTGTTTTTAGTTTAACAGGGCTGTTTGATAAAAAAAATGGCCCGCATTGGTTAGTCATCAGTAACATTGAGTCGATAGAAATAAGAAACGATGAACTAATAGTGCACAGTAATAATGACAGACAATTAAGCGTGAGCATTCCTGGCAGTCAAGCCCAATTGCATGCCTATGTAAGCCGTATACTTACAGCAACAGAAAAGCACACTATAGTCTTTAGATAGCGTTGATCGTGGTATTAGCCACAGGCGTACCAGACTACAAGTAAATGATTGCTAGTTAAATTAATAACGTAATGAGGTTGTTATGTTGAAGTGGAACGATATTGTTAATTTTGCCAACTATGGTAATCCAACACCGGTTCGAAAAGTGGTTAAAACAGATCAGCAATGGCGCGAACTGTTAAACGAAGAGCAATATTATGTGACCCGTAAAAAGGGAACTGAACGACCAAATAGTTCGAGTAGTTGTACCTTGTTAGAGCCAGGTAAGTATGTGTGTGTTTGTTGTGACAACTTACTATTTGATGCAGATGAAAAGTTTGATAGTGGCACCGGCTGGCCTTCATTTACCCAACCGGCAACTGAGGAAGCGATTGGTTATGTCATGGATAATAGTCATGGCATGGAGCGAGTTGAAGTTGTTTGTAATGTGTGTGATGCGCATTTAGGGCATATTTTCCCTGATGGGCCACTTCCTACTGGTTTACGCTACTGTGTAAACGCACTGGCAATGAAAAAGCTCTAGGGCCTGTTGACCTCTCAAGGTTAAATTTGCAGCGGTCTGTTTGGGGTTTAGGCAAGGCAGCGCCTATGTGGTGTGGTTACTCCCCATAAATAGGCGATAACGTAGCATTAATGCCAAACAGGCTCTAACTAATCTCTAGTTTCATTTCTTTAGCAATCTGAAGTAGTTTATCGAACCGCTCTGATTGCTCTTCTGCTAAGGGAGATTTTTTTAATAGTTTAAAGCACTTTTGGGCCAACAGACTATTGAAAGAGTCACCATGTTTTTTTGACTTATCCACTAAACATTGCAATAAATTAAGCGCAATACTTGGATTGTGTGGCATGACTCTAAATGCTTGGCTGAATGCCTCTAAGGCAACATTTAATTGGCCGCGCTCAAACTGCTTAACAGCATGATTATTGAGCTCTTTCGGCCCCATTTTAATATCACGTCTTTCACTTTGCTGTTGCTGTATATAACGCAAGTAAGTAGCATCGCTTCTACTTGGGTGACGTTCGCAATGATCAATTATTTGGCTAAATAGCGCTTGCGCCTTTTGGTGAAAACCTAATTCATGCAGTGCTTTTGCTTTGTCTAGGGCACCATCTACTGAACGTATTTGAGTATCGCTGTCATCAAGTTGCTCAATGAGCTGTTTCGCTTTTTTATGTTCATCTTTTAAATAATAAAGGCGTGCATTGAGCACATCGATTTGAGTTTGCGCATTACTGGTTGGGAATTGTGTTTTTAGCTCATTAATATATTTATTTGTTTGACGAGAGATCCTGTTTATTTGGTCGGTTTGATCTGTGGTCAATGCAAAATCAATCCCAGCACGAGCAGCATTTAAATAAATGTCTGGGCTATCATGCATAGAGTACTTAGCATAAGTGGCAATATCTTTTTGAGTTAAGTAGCTGGTTTCATAATCTCTATTAATGAGCGATACGCTGTTCAGTGATTTTTGACGGTCTATATTACGTGGAGCAATATGTGTCGCTTGGCTTAAAAAGTCTTGGGCTAAATCAAATTGGTTTAGTTTTATTTCTAAACGCCCCAATAAGTCTAAGGCTATAAGTCGAGTCTCATTACGTTCAAGCATTGTTTTAAGCATGCGCTGAGCCAAAATATGCTCATTGTTAGCAATTAAGGCTTCTACCAATCCTACTTTTGCCCATGCAAACTTTTGCATATTCAAAACTGACTTAAAAAAATCTTTCGCTTCTTGGTTTTGTTTTAGCGCCAGTAAAATATTGCCTTTTAATCTAAGTAGAATAGGGCTGTATTTATTACTTTTATCGAGTTGGGCATTAATTTGTTTCAATGCTTTAGACTGGTTATCGTCATCAATTAAAGTGTATATAGCTTTTAAGTCGCTTTTACGTTTGAGAATACGCTCTATGCGCACTCTTAACTCTTGTACAGAGAAGGGTTTTACTAAAAAGTCATCGGGTTGAAGTTCTAATACACTGTGAACTAACTCTCCGCTAGTTTCCGCAGATGTAAAAATAAACCCAGTAGAGTGTTTTATTAATGCTTTAGCGCGTAATTCTTCATAAAGCTGGTAGCCATCTTGGCGTTTGCTTAGATTAAAAGAGCAAATTACCAAGTCAAATTCTTCATGTAAGCATTGTTCTTTTGCCGCTAGAGCATGATCTGCAAAACGCATATGTCCAAAGCCAATTTTTTCGAGCGACTGTTTCATGTAGCTTTGAGCAAGTGGCTGCTCTTCTACAATCAGTATTTTTGCTTCATTGAAAATATTTTTAGACATTGGCTTAAGCGTAATTGAATTTAACACAGACTATAATCAACAGTTTAGACGCTTACAAGGTAATTTAAAGATTCGCCTCGAAGATGAGAGCTTATTAAGCAAATTAATTCTAAAGGTTTATATTTTTACCTTAAAAGAGCTAAAAACCCATTTAAAGTAAATGAATAGCACGCGTAATAAAGTAAGTTTAAACAAAATGATTTTGGAGATAATAAAACTCGAAAGATAAATTTTTGGTATGTGATTGGAATACTGATTTTTTGAAACCGAAGAATTACTTGGTAACGAATTTCTAAATGGTAATTAATACTGAACTTGAACTAAAAAAGTGGAGGGTAATGAATATTAAAATGGAAGGTGGTACTGGAGGATTTAGATTTTTGTAATATGCACCATTCAAAGAATGGTGGGTCGTACTGGACTTGAACCAGTGACCCTCGCCTTGTAAGGGCGATGCTCTCCCAACTGAGCTAACGACCCATATTACAAATTTACACCTACTATTAAAATAAATAGTACTGGACTTTAACCAGTGAACTTCGCCGTTACTTGTAAATAGCGGTGATGCTCTCATTTCTTGTAACTGAGCTAACGACCCATATTACAAATTTACACATGACTATTAACATAATAATAGAATTTATATGTGGTGGGTGATACTGGACTTGAACCAGTGACCCTCGCCTTGTAAGGGCGATGCTCTCCCAACTGAGCTAATCACCCACATATAAATTAAAACGCTACTATTAAAATAAATAGTACTGGACTTTAACCAGTGAACTTCGCCGTTACTTGTAAATAGCGGTGATGCTCTCTTTTTCTAACTGAGCTAATCACCCATTTAGACATCTTGTAATATGCACCATTCAAAGAATGGTGGGTCGTACTGGACTTGAACCAGTGACCCTCGCCTTGTAAGGGCGATGCTCTCCCAACTGAGCTAACGACCCATATTACAAATTTACATATGACTATTAACATAATAATAGATTTTATATGTGGTGGGTGATACTGGACTTGAACCAGTGACCCTCGCCTTGTAAGGGCGATGCTCTCCCAACTGAGCTAATCACCCACATATAAATTAAAACGCTACTATTAAAATAAACAGTACTGGAGTTTAACCAGTGAACCTCGCCGTTACTTGTAAATAGCGGTGATGCTCTCATTTCTTGTAACTGAGCTAACGACCCATATTACAAATTTACACATGACTATTAACATAATAATAGATTTTATATGTGGTGGGTGATACTGGACTTGAACCAGTGACCCTCGCC
It encodes the following:
- a CDS encoding chromosome segregation SMC family protein, which translates into the protein MRLSTIKLAGFKSFVEPTKIPFPDQMTCVVGPNGCGKSNVIDAVRWVLGESSAKNLRGDAMTDVIFNGSTNRKPISQASVELIFDNTKGKLPNTFADRNQVAIKRLVTRDGQSLYFLNGSKCRKRDITDIFLGTGLGPRSYAIIEQGMISRLIESKPQELRVFLEEAAGVSKYKERRRETQTRIKSTRENLERLLDVRQELQNQLDKLAVQSVEAKKYRELKSQERTLKGQIAVLKWQKLHQQQLDKSAQIKKLDDQISFFKTAHSGHDDVLASLDAQVQAQQDKLDDAQQQQHLTHTELTRSEQQQISIKQQTLSLKQNLAKLEQQKNQSEEVKTQQQSLCQELDDNLQQAVEHNLMCSEQVIELSDEVNRLLEIKNTDTSQWQSLTEDYQQLNNQQLAHANAVKHTEQKISYVKQQLTQLDEQIDELKRSEIEQQLIQQQQHRQTLTEQLANAQTAHSRGQSAQTIQQQQLDEAQQQWQHLSQQVNELKAGIAGLKTTLGLEKNSDKNLTLFKQLTVQPGYEFLVEQALSSLEHIHISPGKAENSTWQIPSQSVASNSIAAFISAGIYPELLNHIAYDAEGEAHHLNDASFIAVMDKQGALHGRNWHLSGEKNAENSLLLMHKKLKQQETLLEQQQQALRDAHSKLEEHQAQAVLITEQQNERKDTIHQLAQQLAVATTRGDMLKAQADQHQQQVTKLQQQRQPLLEQQQQLSELLGEELDKNEQLAEQLETLAVELNQADSTRINSDERYKQVLNNAEQYKTQAHQADLNEQKVRSEWQLSQTKLNHAEQALTMAVEGTQELIEQIEALLIPEQELALSIEQLLVQHQQGEQTLVDIQQQLAQAKQELQTKQASLKTSQTELVALQEQHQKLSIEEQSLLIKAQAVLEPLSELNQNLKQVLAELPAELSLNAAQNQLAGVSNQLEQLGAVNLAAIDEFEQAKQRSDYLNNQLDDLTQALTALEGAIHKIDRETKTRFKSTFDQVNHDFGQLFPKVFGGGSAYLELTSDDLLESGVSIMARPPGKKNSTIHLLSGGEKALSALSLVFSIFRLNPAPFCMLDEVDAPLDDANVVRFCRLVEEMSQSVQFIYISHNKIAMEMAGRLTGVTMAEPGVSRMVAVDIEQAVQLAHA
- the zipA gene encoding cell division protein ZipA; the encoded protein is MAEELRWVLIVISVFVIGGLLIHGLWSVRKKENAELPASERVEPVQEQQPSSVHTEPQEPTLAQREEPQMSELNFSADEPQIDASPADTAIEDDLEVVTEEAVDTQQDAPKDVSDFVIVHIQMPEGLTMQGSKLLPAVNTLGFKYSEEGFFNRHLDPAGQGPVLFRLVNMYNPGTFDIDNMEQFSTAGVSLFMTLPCDGDGLAAFNMLHSAAKKLADEFGAEILDAERNEMTVERIRQYVEQVRAFSA
- the ligA gene encoding NAD-dependent DNA ligase LigA; amino-acid sequence: MASSISEQINHLRTTLEQHNYSYYVLDTPSIPDAEYDRLLRTLSELETQHPEFLTADSPTQKVGGAALAKFEQVAHQVPMLSLDNAFGEDEFNGFNRRIKERLMSTEELTFCCEPKLDGLAVSIIYRDGVLVQAATRGDGFTGENITQNVKTIRNVPLKLRGDDYPRELEVRGEVFMDSAGFEKLNAEAEKRGDKVFVNPRNAAAGSLRQLDSKITAKRPLMFYAYSTGLVADGTLPEDHYQQLAKLTDWGLPLCPETKLVEGPKAALAYYNDILTRRSELKYEIDGVVIKVNKKALQERLGFVARAPRWAIAYKFPAQEEITHLLDVEFQVGRTGAITPVARLEPVFVGGVTVSNATLHNADEIARLGVKVGDTVIIRRAGDVIPQITQVVLEQRPSDAKAIVFPTMCPICDSHVERVEGEAVARCTGGLVCQAQRKQAIKHFASRKALDIDGLGDKIVDQLVDRELIKTPADLFILKQGHFESLERMGPKSAKNLVAALDDAKTTTLAKFLYSLGIREVGEATAQNLANHFLTLENVIDASIEQLIEVSDVGEIVAKHVRGFFAEEHNLTVVNELIAQGVNWPQLTAPSEQEQPLEGLTYVLTGTLNTLNRNDAKARLQQLGAKVSGSISAKTDALVAGEKAGSKLTKAQELGIEILTEDDLITLLETHNG
- a CDS encoding DUF3392 family protein, translating into MASFTNILNTLLIDLGQWLQGYLPHLSLLLMVCLVSLYADDILKLTKGVVARRHFIIRVACFVLITAFGFGLLVVWLSPLLTKALLFFGTKWLALTLLVAFFILGTIADRKNQL
- a CDS encoding DUF2919 domain-containing protein yields the protein MSRYGPEYWDKYGSYRTPFAFHLSILVLLRAYFIWVIAALSRRPELDLMSLFFKSKDDFFIAIAIGAVAIVPTILFCLRRPRDSHQATQRLARIWRYMRWPLIACALIDLSWLSIQAAHSHYRFSLFLAVQMVIVLWVLWYLAKSRYLSVFFSDWPEPTEKATDKK
- the msrB gene encoding peptide-methionine (R)-S-oxide reductase MsrB, giving the protein MLKWNDIVNFANYGNPTPVRKVVKTDQQWRELLNEEQYYVTRKKGTERPNSSSSCTLLEPGKYVCVCCDNLLFDADEKFDSGTGWPSFTQPATEEAIGYVMDNSHGMERVEVVCNVCDAHLGHIFPDGPLPTGLRYCVNALAMKKL
- a CDS encoding response regulator, with translation MSKNIFNEAKILIVEEQPLAQSYMKQSLEKIGFGHMRFADHALAAKEQCLHEEFDLVICSFNLSKRQDGYQLYEELRAKALIKHSTGFIFTSAETSGELVHSVLELQPDDFLVKPFSVQELRVRIERILKRKSDLKAIYTLIDDDNQSKALKQINAQLDKSNKYSPILLRLKGNILLALKQNQEAKDFFKSVLNMQKFAWAKVGLVEALIANNEHILAQRMLKTMLERNETRLIALDLLGRLEIKLNQFDLAQDFLSQATHIAPRNIDRQKSLNSVSLINRDYETSYLTQKDIATYAKYSMHDSPDIYLNAARAGIDFALTTDQTDQINRISRQTNKYINELKTQFPTSNAQTQIDVLNARLYYLKDEHKKAKQLIEQLDDSDTQIRSVDGALDKAKALHELGFHQKAQALFSQIIDHCERHPSRSDATYLRYIQQQQSERRDIKMGPKELNNHAVKQFERGQLNVALEAFSQAFRVMPHNPSIALNLLQCLVDKSKKHGDSFNSLLAQKCFKLLKKSPLAEEQSERFDKLLQIAKEMKLEIS